One Ferviditalea candida genomic window carries:
- a CDS encoding copper transporter: MLTSKYHIASLIAIFIALGIGILLGGTLGQQWMHETEQNLVKILVEKYDRQVSQNQLLQKQIVSLQMMNQSEPILENKKIVWIRPSSVKNEMLQIIMKSAGADWSEQNAEKLQAYWNAGEADTLQVFWSTETGGVPPPDIIVISDPKAAKYAARWYGNDGGSAQVSGSVPKVIDMSAYKLELTEPKQIVDFILYLKKIIREESHEAFSYYHYTGVE, translated from the coding sequence ATGCTGACAAGCAAATATCATATCGCTTCGCTGATTGCCATTTTCATCGCGCTCGGCATTGGCATTCTGCTTGGCGGAACGCTGGGCCAGCAGTGGATGCATGAAACGGAGCAGAATCTTGTGAAAATATTGGTGGAAAAGTATGACCGCCAGGTATCGCAAAATCAGCTGCTGCAAAAGCAGATCGTTTCCCTGCAGATGATGAACCAGTCCGAGCCCATTCTGGAGAATAAGAAAATTGTCTGGATTCGTCCCTCGTCGGTGAAAAATGAGATGCTGCAGATCATCATGAAATCGGCGGGCGCCGACTGGTCGGAGCAAAATGCGGAGAAGCTCCAGGCTTATTGGAATGCAGGGGAGGCGGATACGCTGCAGGTTTTCTGGTCAACGGAAACCGGCGGCGTGCCGCCGCCCGACATCATCGTCATCTCCGATCCGAAGGCCGCAAAGTATGCAGCCCGGTGGTACGGCAATGATGGCGGCTCGGCGCAGGTAAGCGGCAGCGTTCCGAAGGTGATTGACATGAGCGCGTACAAGCTTGAATTGACCGAACCGAAGCAGATCGTCGATTTCATTTTGTACTTGAAAAAAATTATTCGGGAGGAATCGCATGAAGCCTTCAGTTACTATCATTATACCGGCGTGGAATGA